DNA sequence from the Triticum urartu cultivar G1812 unplaced genomic scaffold, Tu2.1 TuUngrouped_contig_4981, whole genome shotgun sequence genome:
TTACTCCTAAAATTGTAACCAATCGTGTTAGACTAATTGTCTACCTTTCCTCGCCCATCAAAGATTAAAAGATTCATAGACATGTCACTTTCATGTGATCCGCACACACCACAAAATGAACTCACTATACAAGTAGGCAGTTTGGTTTCTTATACAGTTGTTCTGGCAGGAGAGCTTTCGCAAGCAATAACATAACTGTGCTTTCCGATGAGTTAGTCTCATATGCAGCATATCAACTAGTCAACCAAACCCATCGAAAAATTGATACTTTGCAGGGAGCAACTTAATATCCTCCTGATGTTTCCCTTTCCTTGAAAAGAGAGACAACATCAATGAGGCAGTTGAAGCTTCAAGTGAGATACTCTTCCCATCAACTTTAGACAAATAATTTCCAGCCTTGGCTATCTCACCTTTTTCCAACAACATTCTGATGATATCATTTATAAGAAGGGAACTGGGAACGATACCACTGTTGTCCATTGATGAAAACATATTGTCAGCATCTTCCACTGCTCCGTCTTTTAGAAGATTTTTTATCATTACCTTATAAGTAGATTCATTGGGCACCAAGCCACTGTGTGATATTGCAGCAAACAAATCCTTAGCTTCTTCTCTTCTCCCAACCTTGTACATTGCATTAATCATGGTATTGAGTATTGCAATATCAAACTTTACATTCATTGTTCCTAATTTCTGGAACAGGGTGATAGCTTCGTCTGCACAATTATTTCTACAAAGACCTCTAAGTATTATACTGTATGTAGAAATACTCACTGTTATTCCATTTTCCGTCATCTCATGGAACATTTTTCTTGCGGCAACAGTTCTCCCAGCACGAAACAACCCATTCATTATTATGCAATATGAAACAGTGTCAGGTTTAATTCTCTTACGCGGCATCTCTCTGAACAGAGTCAAACTATCATCGATCCTTCCATTTCTACAATAGCCATTAACAAGTGTATTGTATGTAATAACATTAGGCTCAACACCAACTGATTCCATGACATCAAGTACTTTTAATGCTTTATCCATATTGCCGACTAAGCAATATCCGTCAATCAGTGAACTGAATGTAATGGCATCAGGCCTCTCACCTGTGTCTATAACCAAGTCAAAGATATCATGTGCATCCATAACCCTTCCTTCTTTGCACAGACTGTTTATTACTGAATTGAAGAACACAATGTTAGGACAAGGAATACCTTTGTTCATCATTTCAGAAACCAGCTCCTTGGCTTTAACCAAATCACCATCGATGCAAAAACCCTGAATCAGGGACTGATAAACAGGTATGCTTGGCTGTACTCCCATTGCAATCATCTCATCGAATTTGTCCATAGCATCGGTCAACCTACCCATTCTGGAAAGTGCGGCTATTACAGTGGTATAGGTGACTACATCAGGACTCACTCCTTTTTCCCGCATTTCAGTAAATATCAGCACAGCTTCATCCATCATTCCACGTTTAGCATATCCATTAATTAATATGTTGAAAACACGGCAGTCGGCTGCAATACCGTTGCTTTTCATTGAATTAAAGAGATCAATCATATCACCAAAGCATCCTTTATTGCCATACCCATGAAGCAAAATACAGTACGAGACAACATTAGCTCTGTGGCCTTTGGCAGTCATGGCATAAAAAATTTCTGCAGCTTCTTTGCTTCTTCGATGCTTGCAAAGGGAAGTCATTAACGAGCTGCAAGTAAAGTTATCTGGTATAAGACCCTGACTTGTCATTTCTCTGAACATTTTAGCAGCCTCTTTCAACTGCCCTGATGTGGAATATCCATGGATCATGCAATTATATGTCACTTCATTGGGTTGAGCACCATTAGCAACCATCTGCCGAAGGACTAGCTCTGCCTTGTCCATTGCTCTGGCCTTGCACAACGCATCAATGCTCGAGGTATATGTCACCACATTGGGCTCAATCCCTTGCTGCTTCATTTCATGGAATAGATTGCATGCCTTGCCTGTTTCGCCTTCCTTAAAGAGGCCATGGATGACCGTGGTATATGTCACCACGTTGGGGGAGCAGGCACCTCCTTCTTTCGCCATCATCTGGAGCAGGTCGAGTGCCCGCTGACTCATGCTATTGTCGCATAAGCTCTTCAGAACAATGGAGTATGAGAAGGCATCAGGCACACAGCCGAGCTCGGACATCCTATGAAGCAGCACGTTCACAGCTTCATCCGTCCGTTTTGCGTAACAGAGGCACTTAAGGAAGGTGTTGACGGCGATCTGGTTTGTCTTGATGCCCGTCCTGTGGAGGCGACCGAATAAGGCAAGCCCTAGGTCCGGGCGATGCCCACGGCAGCAGCAGCCCATGAGGATGCCGTAGGT
Encoded proteins:
- the LOC125528598 gene encoding protein Rf1, mitochondrial-like; this translates as MSRIHLHRCLYSSTSRPLRSWSPRAAFAAATERVRAGALSQDDAHHLFDELLRQATPVPWRSLNGFLAALARAPASEVCRDGPALALALFNRVCRDEAGARVVPLTVHTYGILMGCCCRGHRPDLGLALFGRLHRTGIKTNQIAVNTFLKCLCYAKRTDEAVNVLLHRMSELGCVPDAFSYSIVLKSLCDNSMSQRALDLLQMMAKEGGACSPNVVTYTTVIHGLFKEGETGKACNLFHEMKQQGIEPNVVTYTSSIDALCKARAMDKAELVLRQMVANGAQPNEVTYNCMIHGYSTSGQLKEAAKMFREMTSQGLIPDNFTCSSLMTSLCKHRRSKEAAEIFYAMTAKGHRANVVSYCILLHGYGNKGCFGDMIDLFNSMKSNGIAADCRVFNILINGYAKRGMMDEAVLIFTEMREKGVSPDVVTYTTVIAALSRMGRLTDAMDKFDEMIAMGVQPSIPVYQSLIQGFCIDGDLVKAKELVSEMMNKGIPCPNIVFFNSVINSLCKEGRVMDAHDIFDLVIDTGERPDAITFSSLIDGYCLVGNMDKALKVLDVMESVGVEPNVITYNTLVNGYCRNGRIDDSLTLFREMPRKRIKPDTVSYCIIMNGLFRAGRTVAARKMFHEMTENGITVSISTYSIILRGLCRNNCADEAITLFQKLGTMNVKFDIAILNTMINAMYKVGRREEAKDLFAAISHSGLVPNESTYKVMIKNLLKDGAVEDADNMFSSMDNSGIVPSSLLINDIIRMLLEKGEIAKAGNYLSKVDGKSISLEASTASLMLSLFSRKGKHQEDIKLLPAKYQFFDGFG